In Nocardia sp. NBC_00403, the DNA window TCCGGCGACCCGATAGTGATTGCGGCCGTCGGGGCCAACATGCAATACGGCGCTCACCTCATTCGGCTGTAGCCACTCGGGCCCGCTGCACGCTCCGCGCGAGAACGGCTCTCCTTCAAGCGAAGTGGCGTCGTTCTCATTCTCGTCGTCATCCGGCGGCCCCGCCGCGGCGAATACCTGTTGATCGAAGCTTCGTCCGATCGCGCCTGGCGCCGAGGTATCCCTCGGCGGGTGTCGATCTGTGTCCGAGACACGTTATGCCGGTCGTGCGAAAGGTGGGATCGCTGATATGGCAAGGGAATTGATCGTGGCGATAGGGGTTACGGCCCTCGCGGTGCTGGTGTTCGTGCTGGGGGACAGGTTGCGGCCGGATTCGTGGCGGCAGACGGGTGACGAAGCTGCGGGGACGCTGGTTTTCGATCTGATCAAGACGTTCTTCGCGGCAACCGTGGCGTTCGTGGTGATCATCTGCTGGCAGCAGTATCAGACTGCGCGCAGTTACACTGTGGCCGAGGCGAAGTCGCTGGTCGACACCTACACGGCGGCACATGCCATGCCGGATCCCGAGCATCACCGGATCCAGGGATTGGTGCGTGACTACACCACACAGGTCGTCGACCAGGAGTGGTCGATGATGGATCGAGACGGTCACCTGAGTCAGAAGGCCCAGGGAACTCTCGATGTGCTTCGCGACAGCGTGGATTCGATGCGATCGTCGGATCCGTACGTGAACAACCTGCGCGCTACCACCTTGGCGAGCCTGGACAGAGTCGCAGGGGCACGTCACGACCGCGCGCTCGTGGTGGGGTACGGGATTCCGGGGTTCCTCTATGTGGCTTTGTATTTCGGCACACTGCTGCTGTTGCTGAGCCCTGTGCTATCGGGTGTGCGGGTCACCAGGCGCAGTGTTCTGATGATGGTGCTGCTCGGTGTCGTGGTCGGCGCCGCGATTCTGGAGGTCCACAATTTGGACCAGCCTTTCTCCGGTGGGAACACCGTCCCGAGGGATGCCTTCGAACTGGCGCTGGCGCGCTTCCAGCAGATCACCTGACGAGTTGTTCGAGCTTCGGAAACTGGTGTGGACGAGCTGACGGACGGGGGTAGCTGCAGATGGCATGTGCAATCGCTGTGCCACGAATACGAAGGCGCACAGGGGGTCTGCGCTTCGCGGCGCTGCTCCCGGTGGCGGTGGCGGTGGCGGTGCTGGCGGGCAGGCCGACGACCGCTGCCGCGGACCCGCCGTGGCAGTCGCTCGTGGACAGTATCGCGACCGGGAGCGCGACGCCGGGAGTCACCGATGTGTCGACTGGAAGCTCTGGTTCCGGTACAGCGCTGAGTCTCGGCTCGAGCAGCATCTCGACCGGAAGCGCGGATAACGCGATCGGTTCGAATGCCGGCTCGCCGCGCACCGTCGACGGGTTCGATACCGGCAGCGCAGAAAGCCGACTGCCCGCCACGGGAGGTGCTGAGCCCGAAACGACCACAACGCCAGTCGGTTCGGTCGAGGCACTCGGCTTGAACCAGGGCAGCGTCGAGCTAGCGTGTTCCGGGAGCGCCGCAGTCGGTGCCGCCGGAATCCTTGTCGGTTCCGCCACCGGAAGTGGAGTGGGCAGCGGGCTGATCGGATCCGGCTCGAGCGGCGGTTCGGGCCTCGGCAGTGTCGTCGTCGGCAGCGCCGCCACCGGCAGTGCGCTACTGACATGTCTGTTGTTGTTGCCGAACAGCGCGCCCCCGGCGCCCGGTGCTCCACTCCTGCTCAGCCCGCCGTTGGTGCCGCCGAGCCGGACTGTTGCCGAACCTGCGCCTGCGCCGCCGCCCGCGGCAGTGCCCGTGATCGCGCTGGAGAGGCCGGTCGTCGCGTCGCCACCCGTGCTCCCGCGCACCACGACCGCCGAGCCCGCGTCGGATCCGATTCCCTGGAACGTGCTGGAACTGATCGCGTTGCTGGTGGTGACCGTGTTCGCGATCCGCAGCAGGTCATCGGACGACCGCAGCCGTAGCGAAGGGTAGTGCCGCGCTGGACGACTCAGTCTTGGGCGTCGCGGATGAGGAGGGCAAGCTGGACTCGCTTCTTGATCGCGAGCTTGGTGAACAGTCTGCCGGTGTGCGATTTCACGGTGGCAATGCTGAGGTTGAGCTTCTCGGCGATCTCGGCGTTGGACAACCCTTGTGCGATTGCGTGGGCGCTGTCGAGCTCTCGTGCGGGGAGCCCGTCGAGAGCGCGGCGAGCCCGCGCGTTCGACGCTCTGTACAACCGACTTCGGTACATCACCGATTCGCCGAAACGATGAGGTGGATGGAGACGTGCGGCCGACATCCGTGTCGGTATGCGCGGTACGCGGACTGGCTACAGCCCATCTACTCGGCCGCGGAGATACCGGTGATGAGCGTACGACTGCCCGCACGGGCGGTCGTCACCAGTTGGGCGTTGTAGGCCACCGGCAGTGCATTGGGGCGCTGTTCACTCACTCGGACGAGGTACTGGCCGACGAACGCACCGGGGGTGATGGTGACACAATGCGTGGTGCCCACGGGGATCGTGTCGATGCCGTGTTGGATGTCGGTGGCCGACGACACGGCCGCGTTGGGCGCTACGACAGCGTGGGCCTGCTCGCTGGAGCGTGTCACGTAGTAGGCGTATTGGAACGCGAAGATCGCCGCAGGGCCGGAGTCGACGCCGCCTGCGCCATTGCCTTGGATACGGTTGCCGACTTTTTCGGCGGGGCATCGGGTTGCGGGAATGGTGGCCGAGACAGGGATATCGGCTGAGCTGGACGCCGCGGTCGGCGCCGGCGCCGGGGCGCCGCGGAATTGGACAAAGGCGGCGGCGAGCAGTGCCGCGGAGCCGAGCGAGGCGAGCAGTGCGGGCATCCAGCGCCGACTGCCCTTCGGCAGTTGATACCAGCGCCGCCGCACCCGCGACCGATCGATCAGGCGCGCGAAGACATCGTCATCGTCGTCGGCATAGTCGGGGGTGTAGGCCGCAGTGTGCGGCTCGGGTTCGGCGGGGAATCGATGGGCCCACTCGGACCAGTCGCCTCGATAGGCATCCCCAGGCCGTCCTCGCATGTCCGATCGATCCATTGCCCCACCTTCATCAACTCATACCGTCAGGTTCGTTCCCCACTCTGATAGCTCCGGAGGATACTGCGCATCGACCGCAATGCAAGCGAACGCGCCCGGCCACGTCATCCAATTACCCTCAGTCCGCACGAATGGTCGCCCGGTGCTCGAATGTCGAACTCACACATGGACAGCCGGCACCCCGCTCGTTGCCGGCGGTACGTTTCGGCGGTATCGTGGTCAGGAGGCGGGGGAGTGCGGTCGGTCTACCAGTGCACGCTGACCGGGTCGCCGATGCTGGCGATTTCGTAGTACCAGGCGGCGTCGTCGGGTGCGAGGTTGATGCAGCCGTGGCTGACGTTCGCATAGCCCTGGGAATCCACCGACCAGGGTGCCGAGTGCACGAAAACTCCACCCCACGTGAGGCGTTCGGCATATTCACCGTTGATGACGTAACCCTCGGGGGAACTCAACGGGATGCCGATGGTGCGTGAGTCGAAGACCACCGAGCGGAAAATCTCGAGAATCGGGAAGATGCCCGTTGGCGTCTCGTAGCCTGGTTTGCCCATCGAGGCGGGCATTGTGCGCGGCCACTGGCCGCCGATGGTGACCGTGAAGGTGTGGTTGGACATGTCGGCGTCGGCGATCACCCCGGCGTTGGTCCTGAATTCCGTTCGCGCACTACCTATTCGAACCGAGATCGGGGAGCGGGTGGGAAGGAATCCCGTGGGTGTCCACGTCACTTCGCGGTCGTTCGCCCATGCGAACGTACCCGGGATCGATCGGGTGGACGTGATATCGATGGCTCGTTCGGCGCGAGCGCGATCCGCGACAGCCGCCGTGAACTGGATCGTGACCGGATGCGCGATGCCGACTTCTTGGCCGGCCGATGGCGTGACGGCCGCTACCGAGGCAGCCGATGGTGTTCCGATAGAGGTCGCGAATGCTGTTCCGGACCCGAACGCAGCCAAGGCCATGACCATGACTGCGAGGAACAGATATCTGAGTACGCTCCTCATGGCTCCACCCCTTCTAGATGGTGTGGTGGCAGAAATCCATTCTAGGACTTCATGATCAACTCGAGGTACCGAATCCGTAACGGCCCCCGGCTGTAGGTGAACCGTGCCGGCAGGTCTTCTCTCCGACCGCGGCGGAGGCGGCCGTACTTGGCTGGGGTTCGGCAGCTCAGCCATGGCGTTCCAGCGGTCAGCGCCAGCGCGAGGTGCCGAGCACCGTCTTGGCGGCGGTGTCCCTGTCGGGCCGAGGCGCATGAGTGCCACGACCGCGAGTGTCGGCGTGGCAGCGGTGCTGGGCGTGGTGTTCGCGAGCGCCGGTGAGCGAGCAGGGCGGGCGGCCTTCTGCCTCGTGCGCCGGAGGTCATCGCGAACTCGGACCTCGTTGCCGGTCTATATCGGGCGTACCCGGCGCCGCGGCGCGGAAACCCCCGGTATTCCCGGGCCCCGCTATCAGCTGCGTACGGCGTGCAGCACGTCGGCGTGCAGGGCATCGGCACGCGCGGTGATCTCCTCCACGCGCATCAGCACGGGTGCGAATCGGTCGCCTTCCGCGGCGCTGAGGGAGGCGACGTTGATCTCGATATTGAGCTGCGAACTGGTGGCGGCCGCGCGAGCGGCGTCGGCGGCCGCGCCGATATCGGTGACCACGTTCGGGTTTCCGATCGGAAGCAGTTCCGCAGCAAGCGACAGGATTTCGTCGGCCTCGTCGACGACGGCGGCGGGCACCTGGGCGGCCTGGATCAGTGCGGCGGTGATGGCCGCGGTGCGCTCGGCGACGTCTTCCGGAGTGGTCTTCGGCAGCTTGTAGGCGGCACCAACGGCGGTGAAGGCGGCGGCGTCGGCGTCGGCGAGGGCGAGTGCGCGGTCGCGCGCGGCGTCGGCGGCCTCGATGATGCGGTCGACGATCGGGCGGTGCTCGGCATCCTTGGCGCGGGTGGTGTAGCGGGCGACCATCGCAACCAGTGCGGCGCCCTGAGCGGCGTGCAGTGCGGCGACCGCGCCGCCACCGGGTGCGGGCACCTTTGCGGCCAGGTCGGTCAGGTACTGCGCGAGCGTGGCCCTGCCGAAGGAGGGTGCAGTTTCCTGGGACGACGTGGTGGGCTGCGACACGGCGGGTGG includes these proteins:
- a CDS encoding bestrophin-like domain, producing the protein MARELIVAIGVTALAVLVFVLGDRLRPDSWRQTGDEAAGTLVFDLIKTFFAATVAFVVIICWQQYQTARSYTVAEAKSLVDTYTAAHAMPDPEHHRIQGLVRDYTTQVVDQEWSMMDRDGHLSQKAQGTLDVLRDSVDSMRSSDPYVNNLRATTLASLDRVAGARHDRALVVGYGIPGFLYVALYFGTLLLLLSPVLSGVRVTRRSVLMMVLLGVVVGAAILEVHNLDQPFSGGNTVPRDAFELALARFQQIT
- a CDS encoding helix-turn-helix domain-containing protein; protein product: MYRASNARARRALDGLPARELDSAHAIAQGLSNAEIAEKLNLSIATVKSHTGRLFTKLAIKKRVQLALLIRDAQD
- a CDS encoding L,D-transpeptidase; amino-acid sequence: MRSVLRYLFLAVMVMALAAFGSGTAFATSIGTPSAASVAAVTPSAGQEVGIAHPVTIQFTAAVADRARAERAIDITSTRSIPGTFAWANDREVTWTPTGFLPTRSPISVRIGSARTEFRTNAGVIADADMSNHTFTVTIGGQWPRTMPASMGKPGYETPTGIFPILEIFRSVVFDSRTIGIPLSSPEGYVINGEYAERLTWGGVFVHSAPWSVDSQGYANVSHGCINLAPDDAAWYYEIASIGDPVSVHW
- a CDS encoding cyclodeaminase/cyclohydrolase family protein, with the protein product MSQPTTSSQETAPSFGRATLAQYLTDLAAKVPAPGGGAVAALHAAQGAALVAMVARYTTRAKDAEHRPIVDRIIEAADAARDRALALADADAAAFTAVGAAYKLPKTTPEDVAERTAAITAALIQAAQVPAAVVDEADEILSLAAELLPIGNPNVVTDIGAAADAARAAATSSQLNIEINVASLSAAEGDRFAPVLMRVEEITARADALHADVLHAVRS